The Mucilaginibacter yixingensis genome window below encodes:
- the creD gene encoding cell envelope integrity protein CreD produces the protein MKSFEDQPQVSLYDRLRNSVLLKLAFIGILILVLLIPTVWIQNLITERAGRQNEVIREVAASWSDSQQVKGPTLLIPYRYYSQVKDTSKKANGQLSIHLLPDVLHIKANVQSSVLHRGIFNVIVYNSKLNIAGSFSPPDLRKLNIDPNLVMYDKARLVLGMTDLKGLKNAAVITVGDTAQNAEPVFDSDAGISDGIQVPVKAQTINSGHIPFSVVLDIKGSQKLSFMQLSQNTDVEVTGDWPHPSFEGRYLPDERTVDAKGFSAVWKMAFNRILPRQWATDATLINDDKTIEQTSFGVKLLQPVDQYQQTMRTSKYGVLIIILTFVSLFLTELIRQQRVHVFNYVLIGAAMVVYYTLLLSFSEQIGYNLAYLVASIATIGLISFFLASILKNKGAATLFAFILTVIYGFIYIIVRLEDYALMVGSIALFIIVAMLMYFSHKINWDKRDSVN, from the coding sequence ATGAAATCATTTGAAGATCAACCACAAGTAAGTTTGTACGACCGGTTACGTAATTCGGTACTGCTCAAACTGGCATTTATCGGTATTTTGATACTGGTGCTGCTCATCCCCACTGTATGGATACAAAACTTGATTACAGAACGTGCCGGGAGACAAAATGAAGTGATTAGAGAAGTTGCTGCCAGTTGGTCAGACAGCCAGCAGGTGAAAGGCCCCACGCTACTCATTCCCTACAGATATTACAGCCAGGTGAAAGACACCAGCAAAAAAGCAAACGGACAATTAAGTATTCATTTACTGCCCGATGTGTTGCACATAAAAGCAAACGTCCAATCGTCGGTTTTGCACCGGGGCATTTTTAATGTAATTGTTTACAATAGTAAATTGAACATCGCAGGCAGTTTTTCGCCTCCTGATTTAAGAAAGCTAAATATTGACCCCAACCTGGTAATGTATGATAAGGCCCGTTTAGTGCTTGGGATGACCGATCTGAAAGGGTTAAAAAATGCCGCGGTTATAACCGTTGGAGACACCGCGCAAAACGCCGAGCCTGTTTTTGACAGCGATGCCGGAATAAGCGACGGCATACAGGTGCCGGTAAAAGCACAAACTATCAATAGCGGGCACATACCCTTCTCTGTAGTGCTTGATATAAAAGGTAGCCAGAAACTTAGTTTTATGCAACTGTCACAAAATACAGATGTTGAGGTTACCGGCGATTGGCCTCACCCTAGCTTTGAAGGCCGCTATCTGCCCGATGAGCGGACGGTAGATGCCAAAGGTTTCTCGGCTGTTTGGAAAATGGCATTTAACCGGATATTGCCACGCCAATGGGCTACAGATGCCACCCTGATTAATGATGATAAAACCATCGAGCAAACTTCGTTTGGGGTTAAGTTGCTGCAACCGGTAGATCAGTATCAGCAAACCATGCGTACCAGCAAGTATGGGGTGCTGATTATCATCCTCACCTTTGTATCATTATTTCTTACCGAGTTGATACGGCAGCAGCGGGTACATGTGTTTAACTATGTGTTGATTGGCGCGGCCATGGTTGTTTATTACACCTTGTTACTATCGTTTTCAGAGCAAATAGGTTATAACCTGGCTTACCTGGTGGCATCTATAGCAACCATCGGTCTGATTTCATTCTTTTTAGCATCGATACTTAAAAACAAAGGTGCAGCAACGCTGTTTGCCTTTATTCTGACTGTTATTTATGGTTTTATATACATCATCGTCAGGTTAGAAGATTATGCCCTGATGGTTGGTAGCATAGCCCTGTTTATTATTGTAGCCATGCTGATGTATTTCTCGCACAAGATTAATTGGGATAAACGTGATAGTGTAAACTAA
- a CDS encoding transcriptional regulator, with protein sequence MNVPFDKLDKAFENRVRLQVMSVLVVNDKYDFNSLKELLGVTDGNLASHLKALEKEEYIVVNKVFLGRKPNTNYAATPQGKEAFKRHLDALEALITQQKSS encoded by the coding sequence GTGAACGTACCGTTTGACAAGCTCGACAAAGCTTTTGAGAACCGGGTAAGGTTGCAGGTGATGAGCGTACTTGTTGTAAACGATAAGTATGATTTCAACTCACTCAAGGAACTATTGGGCGTAACCGATGGTAACCTGGCCTCGCATCTCAAAGCTTTGGAAAAGGAGGAGTACATTGTGGTTAACAAGGTGTTTCTGGGTCGTAAGCCCAACACCAACTATGCTGCTACCCCACAGGGCAAAGAAGCTTTTAAGAGACATTTAGATGCATTGGAAGCGTTGATTACGCAACAAAAATCCAGTTAG